aaaaaaaaagacaccaGTTCTACTCGGCACTTCCACTCAGGTGCCTCAAAAATATTTACAGCATCTCCTATTATAGCTACTGCCGCCCTATAACTTCTTCTTTAAGGGAGCACATAACCACTTAACCAAACCTAAGCTAGATATCCTTCACTTCCACCACCAGACTGCGCGGAGTTATTTAGGCATTAACTCATACTAGTAGTGACATGTCGTGGTAGTAGTACCCACACCCTGTGATATCTCAAAACTGGCAAGAAGTACCAAGCCTTTGTATCTGCCTCTGACCAAGGGCGACTGACTTGCGCTTGGCAAAAGCTGGGTACAGTAGCTCCTGGAACTTCTCTAGAAACAGACGCCATTCCTCTTCACCCATATCTGCTAGCTTCACAAAGCTGGAACTCACAGGGAGCTGCTCATTCGCACTCCTGTGGCCAGATGAAGAGTTGGCGAGATGGGCATTTTCTGGTTTGGTTCCAGAAAAATAAGGATGCTTCTGGTTCTTGTCACCTAAACTAATATTCTTGAGGGACATTGATAGTTTTAACTCCTCCACATTCTTTGCGGGGGCTGGAACACAGTTGACGCTTGTATCCTCCTCCTCTTCACTTTCTTCTTCCTCGATGCTTTCATCTAGCTTAAAGAGTTGAGTGCGGCCATTTCCTCCTCCAAATGGAAACTGAAACGGGTTCCTGCTCACGAAGTCCTCAGAGGCCATTTTTGGACTAGAACCGTATCCTGCTTCCTCATAATCTATGTCAAATTGGAACTCCTCCTCATCAACTTCAGCCTTTGGAGACAAAATCTCTCTCTCAGCAATCAACCGTCTGGCCTCCAAACAAACTACTTCAAGCTCGCTCGGTTCTTCTTCCCCACGACGAAATTCCCTGCTCATCATCTCACCAATCTCTGCAAGGCAAAGTCCATAAGCAGCAGCTTCCTTGAGGAAAATGGTGGACAGGACCAAGACGCGAAGGCAGGCTTCGCGAATCATAGGGAGCTCACTTTTCAGCATATCAGAGTCACGAACAGGATCAAGTTTCTCTATGTACTTGAGTTCATCATCTGAAAATGGAATGGATGCCTGAGGCCAATGAATCCACTCAAAATACGGGTCTTCCAACGTTTCTGGTAGACAGAGGCCATGGTCGATGGGAATTAACTCTACTTGACCAAACATCCCAACACCATCAAGCTTCCTAACTAAAAGATTTCCTGCATG
This DNA window, taken from Solanum lycopersicum chromosome 5, SLM_r2.1, encodes the following:
- the LOC101257767 gene encoding phosphatidylinositol 4-kinase gamma 7-like — translated: MSPNLDSPVQTQMAVAVFKSPLGGEYHGSSRMEGKSTGRRRVFVQTDTGCVLGMELDRSDNAHTVKRRLQIALNVPTEESSLTFGDVVLKNDLSAIRNDSPLLLTRNFMHRSSSTPCLSPTGRDVQQRDQSGPIEILGNSSHFAKTKQLVKEIVKAVKIGVDPLPVHSGLGGAYYFRNSRGESVAIVKPTDEEPFAPNNPKGFVGKALGQPGLKRSVRVGETGFREVAAYLLDYDHFANVPATALVKITHSIFNINDGVNGDKPFSKKKLVSKIASLQQFIPHDFDASDHGTSSFPVAAVHRIGILDIRIFNTDRHAGNLLVRKLDGVGMFGQVELIPIDHGLCLPETLEDPYFEWIHWPQASIPFSDDELKYIEKLDPVRDSDMLKSELPMIREACLRVLVLSTIFLKEAAAYGLCLAEIGEMMSREFRRGEEEPSELEVVCLEARRLIAEREILSPKAEVDEEEFQFDIDYEEAGYGSSPKMASEDFVSRNPFQFPFGGGNGRTQLFKLDESIEEEESEEEEDTSVNCVPAPAKNVEELKLSMSLKNISLGDKNQKHPYFSGTKPENAHLANSSSGHRSANEQLPVSSSFVKLADMGEEEWRLFLEKFQELLYPAFAKRKSVALGQRQIQRLGTSCQF